The genomic interval ATCATGCAGGAAACAAGGAGCTTCGATGCCGGCAACGGTACCTCATTCTCCCTGCGTTCAAAGGAAGAAGCAAACGACTACCGCTATTTTCCGGAACCGGACCTGGCTCCCTTTCATCTTACAGACGAATACCTGGACAGCATCCTGAAAGCGCTGCCCGAACTGCCGGAGGCAATGGTACAACGGTATGTCAGCCAATACGGACTGCCCGAGTATGACGCCCGTGTGATATGTGATGACAAGGCAACGGCAGACTATTACGAACAGGTAGCCTCTATCATTCCTGCACATAAAGCAGTGGCCAACTGGTTACTGGGCCCGGTTAAATCCACCCTCAATGAACAGGGTGCGGCCATGGCGGAATTCCCCTTGCCACCAGCCGCATTGGCCGGCCTGATACAACTTGTTGAAGATGGAAAGGTCAGCTTCTCCATCGCCTCTTCCCGCATCTTCCCGGAACTGCTGCAACACCCTGCAGAGCAGCCATTGGATATTGCTACACGTCTCAACCTCCTTCAGGATAACAATGCAAATAACATTGCACCTATCATTGATGAAGTCCTCGCCAAGTATCCGGATAAAGTAGCCGAATTCCGCGGTGGTAAAAAAGGATTGATGGGACTCTTTGTAGGCGAGGTGATGAAACTCTCCAAAGGCAAAGCTGATCCTAAACTCACCAACCAGCTGCTGGCAGAAAAACTGAAATAACTATAACTGATCAATATGAAGAAATTTGCTTTATGGGCAGTAGCCGGACTATTCCTGGCCAGTTGCTCGCAACAGACAGAGAAGGGAGATTTTGTTATCAATGCACATATAGACAATGCTCCTTTAGGTAAAATATACCTGGAGGAACTGACGCTGGAAGAAGCGAAGATCGTGGACACTGCTGTGATAAAAGATGCCAGCGGTAAATTCACCCTCAAAGGTATGCTGCCGGAACAGGCGCTTTACCGTATCCGTTTCGCTGATAATAACCGCTTTATCCTCCTGGGCCTCGATGCTGGTACGATGAGCATCGAAGGCGATTACAATCACCTGGAACAGGTTAAAATTGAGAATTCCGAAGCCTCTTCAGAAATACAGCAGTTGCTGAATGAAGCGAGCTCAAAGAATATAGCGCTGACAACAGAGATGAAAACCCTTGACAGCCTCTATCAGGCTAAAACGCCCGACAGCGTAATGAAACCAAGGGTGGCTGCATTCGAGGCAAAACGAAATGATCTCGAACAGTTCATCCTGAAAGCGGCAAAAGACACTAAATCTCCTGCTGTTGCTGCATTCGCACTGAGCATGGTAAGCACACCTACCTTACTGCAGGATCAGAAAGTGATCAACGAATTAAAGACCCGTTTTCCTGAAAATACACTGATTGCCAGCTTTACAGAAAAGCTGAACGAAGTGTCCAAAAAGAGCGCTGCTCCTGCTACAGACGCCATGGCTGGTGAAGACGAAAATATGACAGCTGTGAAGATCGGCCAGGTGGCACCAGACTTTACACTGCCCGACCTCTCAGGAAAAGCCACCAGCCTCAGCTCCTTCAGGGGGAAATATGTGCTGGTAGATTTCTGGGCAAGCTGGTGCAAGCCATGCCGTATGGAAAACCCTAACGTGGTACAGGCTTATAACACTTACAAGAATAAAAACTTTACTATCCTCGGTGTATCGCTAGACAGAACAAAAGAGGCGTGGGCAAAGGCCATACAGGCCGATGGTCTTACCTGGAGCCATGTGAGTGATCTGAAATTCTGGGAATCTGCAGTTGTTCCTTTATATGGACTGAACTCCATTCCATCCAACATGCTGCTCGATCCGGAAGGAAAGGTGATCGCTGTCGGACTAAGAGGACCTGACTTACAGGCCAAGCTCCAGGAAGTATTGAAATAATTACACCAGCAAATAAAAAAAGCGTCCGCCATCTGGCGGACGCTTTTTTTATTTGCTGGTTGACCACGGTTATTTTTTGTACCCCGGATTCTGTTCTATGTTACGGTTCACATCGGTTTCCCTTTGTGGAATGGGGAAGATCGCCGTATTTGAAGTTGCCTCAATGGTGCATCTGGGCGTATTCAACTGCTCCGGATTATTACAATGATTTCTTACAATATCCAGTTTATTTCTCAACAGGTCGAAATAACGATGTCCTTCAAACATGAACTCCACACGTTTCTCTTTGAGCACTGCTGCCAATACCGCATCATTGGCCACATTTTCCAGGGCTGCCAGGTTCCTGTGCGTGCGGATCGCGTTTACATCTGTCAGTGCGGCGGCATAGTTACCTTCCTTTGCATAGGCTTCGGCGCGCGCCAGGTACATTTCTGATATGCGCAGTATTTTAGGACTGTGCAAGCCGGAAATACCCTGCTGACCGGTAAACTTGTTATTCTGGAATTCTGAAGGACTGCCATTAAACGCAGAAATAAAAACCCTTCTCGCATCGCCAGGCTCCAATATATTCACCAGGTCGGGAGATACACGGATATCACCATAACCAGGCTTCCTGAACATCTGGCCAAGGTTATCAGAACCTGCTGTCTGGATGTCAAGTATTTTCAGCGTAAAAATGTCTTCTCCTGTACCTGGTGTGTTGTAAAAATCAGCTAAGCTATTGGCAGGCTGAATAGCATAACCAGCATTGATCACCCTCGTTGCCTCGGCAATAGCGGCGGCATTATCGCCTTTATACAGGTATACCCTTGCCAGCAGTGCAGATGCTGCATAGGAACTGGCGTTGAAAGGATCGTTGGTTGCTTCGGGCAGTAATGATTTGACCTCGGTCAGATCGGCAATGATCTGCGCATATACCTGATCTACCGTATTCCTTTTCGGCGAGCCCACTTCGAATTTCGTTATCACCGGCACTCCCAGCGATGTACCCCCGCCAACAATATATGGCTCAGCAAAGAAACGTAACAGATCAAAATGCGCCAATGCACGGATAAACAATGCCTGCCCCTTGGCAAAGTTCTTTTCTTCAGCCGTACCATCGCTGATGACAGGTATGCTGTTGATAATATTGTTAGCTCTTAAGATCACAGCGTATGCCCTGTTCCAGACGCCGGTTACATCCACATCTGAAACGATCCAGCTCAATCGCCAGCTGGACAGGAAGCGGTTACTGTTGCTTGTAGAAAGATACACGTTATCAGCAGTGATCTCGCCCAGTATCAGGTAGTTCCTTCCATAATAATCTGTGGATCTCATACCGGCATACATACCGTTCACCGCGGCATTCACACCTTTGATATTTGACAAGGCTTCATCCGTCGGCAGTTTATCTGCCGGCGAAAGCGCCAGTTCTTTATTGCAGCCCTGACCGACAGATAACAGGACCAACATAACCATATACACGAATATTCTTTTCATAAATAAGATCTTTGCTTGAATTAGAAATTAACGTTTACGCCGAAGGTGATGCTCTTGGCAGGAGGATATCTGAAGAACTCCATCGCACTGATATCCTGCTCAGGGTCCCATCCTGTATACCCGGTCCAGGTGGCGATATTGGCCGCCTGTGCATAGAATTTAACATCACTCACGTTAATAGCGCGCATCCATCTTTTTGGCAGGCTGTAACTCAGGTTAATGTTCTTAAGACGAAGAAAGGAACCATTTTCCAGGTACCTGGTTGACTGTGCATTGTTACCGTTATGGTTACCGCCAGGAATTGGCTTTGGACGTTCTGCCACATCACCGGCTTTCCGCCAGTAGTTCTGTGCAGCTAGTTTATCATAGCCAAATCCGAAATAAGCACCGTCAGCGTCTCCCAGTATCCTTGTTCTGTTAAGGATCTTACTGCCGGTTACACCGTAGAAGAATACGCTGAGGGATATACCTTTATAGCTTACGGTGTTTGTCAATCCACCGATAAATTTCGGCTGACTATTACCAACTATTTTTCTCTGCGCAAGGTTGATATTGTTGGTGGTTTTACCATCTGCGGTATACCATAATGGATCACCGTTGTCTTTGTCAACACCTGCCCACTCATTTAAATACCAGCTCTGTACCGCTTCGCCTACCCTGTGTAACTGAGTAGTGGAAGCAGATACATCCTGTCCGCCATACAGTGACAGTATCTTATTTTTATTGGTAGATACGTTCAGTTCAGTGGTCCATGTCAGGCCGGAAGCAGCCTCAATATTCTTGCTGGTGATCAGTGCTTCGATACCTTTGTTTTCCAGAGAACCAACGTTCACAGGCTGGGTCAGAAATCCGCTGGTAGAGCTCACCGGGGTATTCATCAGCAGGCCATCGGTCCGGCGTCTGTAAACATCAATAACTGCCGTCAGCCTGTTTTTAAAGAAACCGAGGTCCAGGCCAATGTTGAAGGATTTATTTCTTTCCCATGTCAGGTTCCTGTTACCAATAGTGGAAGGAGCGTTGCCAGGCTCGCCATTATAGGCAGTACCATAGTCATATAAAGCGGTTGCCACGAAGTTGTCAAAGTCAGCATTACCGGTAACACCATAGCTACCTCTCAGACGCAGATCAGAAAAGACTTTCTGCGATTTCATAAATGCTTCTTCCATCACTTTCCAGGAAGCCCCCACAGAATAGAATGTACCAAAACGGTTATTCACACCGAACCTGGAAGATCCATCTGTTCTGATACTACCGCTCAGGTTATACCTGTTCTTAAAAGTGTAGGTCAGCTGCCCGAGATATGACAGGAACGTATATTCTGTACCGTTACCACCTACGTCCTGCGGAACAGCGGTTACATCCAGCACTTTCAGTTTGCCGGTTACAAGACCGATACCGTCAGCGCTGATGCTCCTTGACTTAAACCTGTTATATTCAGTGAGTGCCAGGTAATCGAGCTGATGATCTTTATTGATCTTAATAGCGCCGCTGATGGATAACTGGTTGGTCAGCGTAGTGTTCTTTACGTTTGCATTATAGACCTCACCGCTCTTGGATGGTTCCGCCGTATTGATACCGTCTCCGGTGGTAGGGTCGTAGAAGAGATTGGCCTCACCATACACCAGGTCCATATTTACTTTCTCCTGCACTTTCAGCCAGTCGAACACGCGATAGCCTACACTGAGTGAGCCGAGGCCCCTGAAGTTGGTCAGGCGTTTGTCGTTCAGCGGCACAGAATACAGGAAGTTATCGCCGCTGGCAGCGTAAAATTCCGGTTCCAGTCCTGTATACATAGAGCCGTCAGCCTTGTAGGGGCTTTGGAAAGGAGACACGAAATAGGCGCCTAATATCGGGCTGGAATAATAGTTTCCGCCCATTGCATTATTCGCATTACTTTGAGACAGGTTGAGGTTCATAGCAATGTCCAGATGATCATTCACCTGCTGGGACACATTGGAGATGACAGTATATTTTTTAAACCAGGAATTGATCACGGTTCCTTCCTGGTTCTGATATCCACCGGAGATGTAAAACTTTGTTTTATCTGTTCCACCGGAAGCAGCAAGGCCATAATCCTGTGTGGTGGCGGTACGGAAACCGGCTTTATGCCAGTCGAAGGCTGTTTTCAGTAATGACGTAGGAAATTGATCATCTACTTCTGCCGGAGTAGCGCCATTGATGGCCAGTACATCCCGGTTGTAGGCCAGTGATTCTTCGGGCGACAGCATACCGGATTTGCCAAAGCTGGCTTTTGCAGAACCATATTGCGCTCTTGCATTGAAAGTGGTAACGCCGGCTTTCCCCTTTTTAGTGGTGATCACGATCACGCCATTAGCGCCTCTTGAGCCGTACAAAGCAGTAGCGGCAGCATCTTTCAGTACGTTTACACTTTCAACGTCATTGGCATTCAGGTTTGCAAGCAGGTCGTTCGACTGTAAAGCAAGGCCAGAGGTATTATTAATGTCCCTGCCATCTACGATAACACCATCTATGACATACAGCGGTGCAGCGCCGGCACTGATAGAGCCGACACCACGGATCCTTACGTTCTGTACGGCGCCCGGTTGTCCTGAAGCCCCGCCGACAAATACGCCGGCCGCTCTACCCTGCATGGCCTGGTTAATGTCAACGAAGGGAGTGTTGGCAATTTTCTCTCCGGTCACTTCAGACACAGAACTTACTTTCTTTTGCCTGTTGGTATTGCCATAACCGGTAGCGATGTACTCACTCAGTACATTATCGGCAACAAGGGAGATGGTCAATATTCCACTGTTACCGGGTTTCACTGTTTTTGCGGCAAACCCGATGGAAGATACGATCAGGGACTGGTTTGCACCGATCTCAATACTGAAATTTCCGCTTTGGTCAGTGGTGGTTCCTTTGTTGGCACCCTGGATCCTGACAGTGGCATAGGGTATGCCGGCGCCGTCTTTGGCGTCTGTAATTTTCCCTTTGATCGTTCGTGTTTGGGCAAGCGCGGGCATCACGCTAATGGCCACGAATAGCCACAGGAGTAAAGTGTGTTTCATAAGCGATTTTGATTGATGAAAAAACGTCCGGTTATTTCTTGCTACATAGAAAAAAATTTAGGATCGCACAACGCGTCAGCAATCATGTGCAGAGGATTCTGCGCATGCATTACTGCTTTACGGATTTAACTGTGTGAAACGGGCTGTGGGTTACGCCTCAGGTATCAGGAATACAGCCCCATATCAATCAGTACAGAGAAAAACCGGGTTGTCAGTTCATTAGTTAAACAATAAATACAATTCCTTTCGTCGGGCAATTAAAGTGGTAGTCGGGTTTCACTCTAAGGAATTAAGATTCAGATTTTGGTTCTTTAGTACTTACAATAAGTTGTTAATGCAATATATGAAATCACCGGAAATTATTCTGCACATTTTTTTCAATATAATGTAAGAAAAATGCTTCCGTATAAACCCCGAATACCCACGACCATGCATGATAATACCTGTTTTCATATATGCAGTGTTCGGGAAATATAACGCATAAAATACTAACAATGTTAATAGGTGGCAGGTCTTACAATGTGCAGCAAAACCTGTAAGCGAAGCCGGAATATTTTACATTATCAATACGGGCGTGATCATTCGGAGGCATTGCCTGTCGGGGCATTGACATTGAGAGCTTATGCCATGCGGCGTATTGTTACCGGGTGGTATTCTCTGTGCGCAGCCTAATCCGTGGGATATCGAAAGTTATAAATACGCCGCTCCTGGCGGAACAAAAAAAGAGCGGCTGTTCATTCTGAACAGCCGCTCTTTTTATAAATGTTTTATAGTGATCAGTACCCCGGGTTCTGATGTCCTTTCAATGCAGGGCTCAGGTCAATTTCGCGTTGGGGAATAGGTAGTATCACCCGGTCTGCGCCCGCTTTTTTCTCCGGATCATTGGCCCGCAGTGATTGTCCTCTTCTCAGCACATCCATTCTGCGGTGTCCTTCGAAGCAGAGCTCTTTACGTCTTTCATTCAGGATGGCAGTGATCAGTGCATCAGTAGTAGCGAAGGTAGTGATGGTCCATTCATCGAGTCCTGCACGTTTTCTCAATGCATTCATCAGGTCGATGGATTCCTGGTTCACACCATTCGTGGCAGCCAGTGCTTCAGCCCTGTTCAGGTACATTTCGGTGACCCTGATCATCGGAGAATTGTCTTTTGCGGGAGATACACTGGGAAACTTCAATGTGAACCTTCTCTTTTCAAGGTTAGCCGCGGTACCTTCGTCGCTCATCGCAAACCTCTTGTCACCCGCTTCTGCAGAAAATGCCTGTATCAATTCGGGAGAGAAGGGGCATGCACCGCTGCCGTTCACACCCGTGGGGCGATAGAAGTAGCCCCAGCTACTGCCTCCCGGATCGGTGTCTGTATTCTGAATGGAAAACACATCTTCTTTTGTATTACCGTCATAGAAGGCATAGTCGCCGGCCAATTTATAATAAGGAGCATCCAGCACTGCTTTTGCATACTGCGCTGCTTTGTCCCATTGTTCACGGTACAGGTACAGCCTTGACAACAGTGCATTTGCGGCGCCCTTGGTGGCGCGGCCCCTGGCCAGCATAGGATCGCTGAAAGTATCGCTCAGGTCAGGCAGCGCTTCCAGCAGATCTTTTTCTATCTGCGCCTGTACGTCATTTACTGTACCTCTGGCCGGGTATGTAATGGTACCATCAAAAGCCGCCGTTACCACCGGAATACCGGGCGCACCGCCCTGCGATACCTGGTAAGGCTGAGAAAAGAGATTGAGCAGGTCGAAATAGAGGATAGCTCTCATGAACTTTGCTTCCGCTACGTACATTTTACGGTCCGCTGTTGTAAACGAAGCGTCCTGTATACCCGGCACCTTGTCTACTACGGCATTGGCGCCCATAATAGCGTCAAAGTGAATACGCCACATCTCACTCACGATAGAGCTGGAAGGAGAAGTGATAAAATTGCTGATATCACTCATCGAAGAACCCAGGTAATTGACGTTATCGGCCATAAAATCCGCAATAATCTGAGGCTGGCCTCCAAATACCTCCTGACGTTGAGAACGGCTATAAACGCCGTATAATGCGCTTAAAGCAGTTGGCCCCGAAGTAAATACATCTTCTGTAGGAATCTGCTGCTCGGGTTCCTGGTCCAGATCCTTGCTGCAGGAAAACAGGCTGGTACAGGTAAGCCCTGCCAGCAGCCATATTAATATCTTTTTTTGCCCGTTCATTTTGGCTGTTTTCATATTTTAGAATAACAGGTTCACACCCACAGTGATAGTCTTAGGTTGAGGCAGGGAAAAGTATGATTCTCCGGCTACCTGGCCATTTGAGCCATACAGGGATACCTCAGGATCAGCGCCACGGAATTCCTTCTTCGTTACTGTCCACAGATTCTGGCCCAGCACATATAACCTTGCACCGCTCAATACATGCGTATTGCTCAACAAATTTGATGGCAGATTATATCCCAGCGTCAATGTTTTCAGTCGCAGGAAAGACCCGTCAAACAGCTGCCTGGTAGACAATTGGTTAAACGGCATGGTCTTCCAGGAAGCGCTGGTAGCTGCCGGCGCAAGAGCCTGATCGCCAGGCTTCTGCCAGTAATTCAGCATGTCTTTGCTCAGGTTGGAATTGGTCAGCGTTGCGTTATCCAGGGTCTGGAATTCATTCAGCATGACTTTATTACCGTAAGAGAAGTAGAAATTAACACCAAGGTCAAATTGTTTATAACGTACCGTGTTATTGAAACCACCTGTCAGTTTCGGCATAGCATTGCCGGCTATTATCTGGTCATTGGCGGTAGGAGTAGTGGTAGCTTTCCCGTCTTTGGTATACCATTCAGGATCTCCCGTTTGCGGATTGATCCCTTTATAATTAAGCACATAGAACGAGTTCAGTGCATATCCCTGTATTACCCGCTGGCCACCGAATGAACTGAGCACATAGTTTCTGCCTTCTTCATCTCTGCTATCCGAAGACAGCTTTATTACCTTGTTCTTCACAAAACCCAGGTTAAGGCTGGTGGTCCATTGAAGATCTTTTGTACGCACAGGCACTCCTGTTATTTGCAGGTCTACACCGCGGTTACGCATCTTTCCCGCGTTGCGGGTAGAAAATCCAAAACCGGTAGTAGAAGGCACCGCTTGGTACAACAGCAGGTCCTGGGAATTTTTGCTATAGTAATCCACTGTCAATTGTATCCTGTTGTCCAGCACATTTACTGCCAGGCCGAGGTCGAATTGTTTCGTTTCCTCCCAGCCCAGGTTCAGGTTCTTGATCTGGCTTGGTCTTACTCCCGGCTGTCCTGCATAGCCGGCATCACTCGCAGAATACAGTCCCAGATAATCATAGTAGTTGATACGGTCATTACCGGTTACGCCATAACTGGCGGTCAGTTTCATGTAATCTATAAAATGCAGTTCCTTCATAAACTGCTCCTGAGAAATGATCCAGCCACCGGATACCGCCCAGAAATTGCCGTATTTCTTATTGGTCCCAAAACGGGAAGAACCGTCCCTGCGTAATGATCCTTCAAACAGGTATTTATCCTGGAAGCGATAGTTAGCACGGAAAATGTAAGATTCCATGGCCCAGCGCTTACCGGTTGCAGAACCTGTGGTCACTGCGGCAGATCCCACATTGGGCAACTGGTCGTTTACGAAACCGTTACCGGTCACTTTAATATCATCATATCTGGCTGTTTCATAGCTATATGCGGCTAACAGCGTTACATGATGGTCAGCTCCTATGCTTTTATCGTAGTTCAGGCTATTAGTGCTCAGCCATTTATTATCCTGCCAGAGGGTACGGCTGGCAGAGCCGGGCGTTGTAGTGTTGCCTGTAAGTTTCGCCGACCTGCGGATGCGTTCTTCTGTTTCCAGGAGATCGATGCCCCAGTCGGTCTTTACCCAGAGATCTTTTGTGATGTTGACCTTTGCATAGGCATTGCCTGTGTTGCGGCGGGTATAGTATTTATTGGTGCTTAAAGCAATATTGGCGAGTGTATTGGTGGTCGGATTCGCAAACTGTCCGTCGTCTGTATAGGCGGGCGTGAATGGCGTATTAAGGAATGCGGCTGTATAAGGCGGCAGGTTGTTGTTGCCACTGGCATTTCCCTCCTGGTAGATGCGGTCCATGTTTGTATAAGCCGTACTGAAATTAACGCCCAGTTGCAGGTATTTGCTGGCTGTATGCTCCAGGTTCAGTCTTCCGGATAACCTTTGCAGGTTGTTGCCGATCACGAAGTTCCCGTCATCCATATAGTTACCACCTACATAGAAACGGGTCTTGTCGTTTCCTCCGCTGGCACCAAGTGCATAGTTGTTCGTACGGCCGGTCCTGGTAACCAGGGAAGGCCAGTCGGTGCTTTTTGCGGGGAAATCGACAGGCGCCGTTCCTTTTACTTTGGTGATGTAGTTATTGTAAAAAGTACGGTATTCATCCCCGTTCATCACCTTCAGCTTATCCGTGGGGCTTACCCAGCCGGTATAATAGTCCAGTCTGATCTGGGTTTTATTGTTCAGGGCACCTTTCTTTGTTTCTATCAGTATAACCCCATTTGAGCCCCTGGAGCCATAAATGGCGGCAGCGGCTGCATCTTTCAGTACAGTGATAGTAGCAATATCTTCCGGATTGATTTCCAGCAGCGGATTCAGGTTTGCGCCACCACCGTAAGAGGTATTGTAAATACCATCATTCAACGGCACGCCGTCCACAACAAATAGCGGCTGGCTACCAGCGGTGATGGAAGCAGTGCCCCTTACCCGGAGTAGAGAGGAATTGCCCAGCAGGCCGGAAGAATTGGTCATGTTTACCCCTGCCACCTGTCCCTGCAGCAATTGCTGGGGCGATACAGCCGGTACATTGGTGATCTGGCCGGCTTTCACAACAGATACGGCCTCGGTCGTATACCGTTGCGCCTGTTCTCCATAACCTACCACGACCACTTCAGACAGCCGGGAAGATGCGGGTTGCAGTTTTATATCCAGCCAGGTGACATCTGCAGCAACCTTCAGTTGACGGGATTCATATCCCACCATGGAAAACTGCAGTTCAGGCGTTCCTCCCACGCTCATGGAAAAGGAGCCGTCTGGATTAGTGGCTACACTATAGGTGGAGCCTTTAAGGTGGATCGTAACGCCGGACAGCGGTGTGCCGCTGTTGTCGGCTTTGACAGTGCCTGTAAGTGTCCTCATCTGCGCAAGAGCAGGCAGCACGGCCATTAATGAAAACAGATACAGGAATACTCCTTTTTTCATCAAACAGATTTTAATTTAATGCAGGAAGCAGCATTAGTGATAGTACCAAGATTAAAATACCACATCCGTGGTCTAAATGCGGTCAATTGTCCCCGTGTCTTTATTATTTTGAAAATAGCCAATCAGCTAAAAGTACCACAAGATATAAAAATTCTTAAAAAGATATACGGATGTGTGGTTTAACATGTAGTTATTCAAAAAATGAAACTCTCCGGATCAAAAAAGGGCTCGTTATATAACAAGCCCTCAGAATACATACATATACGTTATAATTAATTAGCGTCCCACCAGACCTTATCGTAAACCCGTTTAGCACCCGGGAACTTTGGATTCCTGGTGATTTCCGAGGTCGGATATAGTAACCGCTGCGGCATCCGGCCGGCAGGCAGCACGGATGCCTGCGAACGAACCAGGAAGGAAGGATAACCGGTACGGCGCCATTCTGTCCATGCCTCGAAGTTCTGGTTTCCGCACATGGCAAAGTATTTCTGGGTGATGATGGCTTTTACCTGCGCTTCGGTACCGGTAGCTGGGAAGGCATCAACAACGTTACTGATGTAGTTACGCTGAGCAACGTTATATGCAGTAAAGCTGGCAGTGATCCCCTGCCGGTACAGGCCTTTCGCATCTCCGGGAAGCCACCCGCGTGCAACAGCTTCTGCCTGCAGGAAATAGCTCTCCGCAGCGGAAATGAATTTTACAGGCGCCAGCGCAGAGGAGTCATTTTGCCCGTAAGCACCTACCGCTACATTGGGAGTGGAAAACAGGTAATTCCACTGCATCCGGTAAGTTCCCTGGGGAATACCAGCTATCCCCATGGTATCAGGATCCGTTCTGTAGAACTTATAAACACGGGGATCATTCAGTCCATTCATCCGGTCAACGGCGGTACTGCTGGCAACCAGGTTCTGTGTTCTTCCAAGCCCCAGTATTTCGGCGAACAAAGGGTTATTGTTCCCGTTAGTGTTTACATAGGTGATCTTTGCATCTGAGGTCAGAAACCTTGCACCATCAAGAGTGCTTATGCCACGGGCTGCAAATGCTGCATCAATTTTAGCCAGCCGCATATATGCGCGGAGCTTCAAAGTGTTACCGAAAGCCTCCCATGCAGCCATATTACCACCAAATATCAGGTCATCATTTCCCGGCCGCACAGTGCTTTCAGGATCTATCAGGTTCAACCCCCTGTCGATCATCGCAAAAATGCTATCGTACACCATTTTCTGGGGATCATAAGCTGCCGCCAGGATGTCCTCATCCACAGCCCTGACAGCATCCCTTACAGGGATATCGCCAAATGCGTCAGTCAGTACCTGATAGGTGTAAGCCTTCAGCAGCTCAGCTATACCGGCATATTGCTTCACCCTTTTGGTATTTGCTTTATTGATGATCACCTGCAGATTTCGTAAGGCCCCCACATATAGTAATTGCCATGGCCTGTCAAAATCTGATGGGGTCAAATTCACCTGTTCGATGTTCCTGTACTGGATCCCACTGATATCCTGTGTCCAATACTGCGCCCATATGCCACCGTAAACCTGGAAGTGGTTGCCAATCACCATACTGATATTCGCCTGACTGGTGGGCAACAGATAGCTGGGATCGGGATCAATAAGCTTCGTTGGCGCCTCATTTATATCCAGGAATTTATGGCAACCCGTTTGTATGAATAATAGCACAGAAAGTGCTCCCAAGACTGATCTTACAAAATTCTTCTTCATTATCAGCACCATTATTTATTATTTAAAAGTCACTTTTATATTAAAACCAAAGTTTCTCAATGAAGGCAGTGCTACAAAGTCGAAGCCCTGTTCATTGCCCGCACCAGCGGAGTTCACTTCCGGATCGGCATATTTGTTCTTTGCCCATAATGCGAGGTTGTTGCCGAACAGCCCCACTACCAGATCTCCAGACAGTATTCTGCTTCGTTTAGCCGCCGGAATACGGCAGCTAAGGCTGGCCTCACGAAGCCTGATATAGGAGGCATCAAGTATATTCTGTCCATCCGGCTTATTTGTCCAGTACTGTTCCGGAAAATAAGGCCTTGTGTTTGGCACCAGTTTGCCGCTGCCATCGTTAGTTACGGAGTTGGGCCAGATGGCACCTAAACGGTTTTGTTCTGCCGTAACTTCAGATACCCCGGCCAGGTCTGTGATGCTTTTAGTGTAGGAATAAAACTTACCACCCTGTTTCGAGTCAAACAGGATACTGAAGCTCCACCCTTTATAGACTGCATTC from Chitinophaga filiformis carries:
- a CDS encoding RagB/SusD family nutrient uptake outer membrane protein → MKRIFVYMVMLVLLSVGQGCNKELALSPADKLPTDEALSNIKGVNAAVNGMYAGMRSTDYYGRNYLILGEITADNVYLSTSNSNRFLSSWRLSWIVSDVDVTGVWNRAYAVILRANNIINSIPVISDGTAEEKNFAKGQALFIRALAHFDLLRFFAEPYIVGGGTSLGVPVITKFEVGSPKRNTVDQVYAQIIADLTEVKSLLPEATNDPFNASSYAASALLARVYLYKGDNAAAIAEATRVINAGYAIQPANSLADFYNTPGTGEDIFTLKILDIQTAGSDNLGQMFRKPGYGDIRVSPDLVNILEPGDARRVFISAFNGSPSEFQNNKFTGQQGISGLHSPKILRISEMYLARAEAYAKEGNYAAALTDVNAIRTHRNLAALENVANDAVLAAVLKEKRVEFMFEGHRYFDLLRNKLDIVRNHCNNPEQLNTPRCTIEATSNTAIFPIPQRETDVNRNIEQNPGYKK
- a CDS encoding TlpA disulfide reductase family protein encodes the protein MKKFALWAVAGLFLASCSQQTEKGDFVINAHIDNAPLGKIYLEELTLEEAKIVDTAVIKDASGKFTLKGMLPEQALYRIRFADNNRFILLGLDAGTMSIEGDYNHLEQVKIENSEASSEIQQLLNEASSKNIALTTEMKTLDSLYQAKTPDSVMKPRVAAFEAKRNDLEQFILKAAKDTKSPAVAAFALSMVSTPTLLQDQKVINELKTRFPENTLIASFTEKLNEVSKKSAAPATDAMAGEDENMTAVKIGQVAPDFTLPDLSGKATSLSSFRGKYVLVDFWASWCKPCRMENPNVVQAYNTYKNKNFTILGVSLDRTKEAWAKAIQADGLTWSHVSDLKFWESAVVPLYGLNSIPSNMLLDPEGKVIAVGLRGPDLQAKLQEVLK
- a CDS encoding SusC/RagA family TonB-linked outer membrane protein: MKHTLLLWLFVAISVMPALAQTRTIKGKITDAKDGAGIPYATVRIQGANKGTTTDQSGNFSIEIGANQSLIVSSIGFAAKTVKPGNSGILTISLVADNVLSEYIATGYGNTNRQKKVSSVSEVTGEKIANTPFVDINQAMQGRAAGVFVGGASGQPGAVQNVRIRGVGSISAGAAPLYVIDGVIVDGRDINNTSGLALQSNDLLANLNANDVESVNVLKDAAATALYGSRGANGVIVITTKKGKAGVTTFNARAQYGSAKASFGKSGMLSPEESLAYNRDVLAINGATPAEVDDQFPTSLLKTAFDWHKAGFRTATTQDYGLAASGGTDKTKFYISGGYQNQEGTVINSWFKKYTVISNVSQQVNDHLDIAMNLNLSQSNANNAMGGNYYSSPILGAYFVSPFQSPYKADGSMYTGLEPEFYAASGDNFLYSVPLNDKRLTNFRGLGSLSVGYRVFDWLKVQEKVNMDLVYGEANLFYDPTTGDGINTAEPSKSGEVYNANVKNTTLTNQLSISGAIKINKDHQLDYLALTEYNRFKSRSISADGIGLVTGKLKVLDVTAVPQDVGGNGTEYTFLSYLGQLTYTFKNRYNLSGSIRTDGSSRFGVNNRFGTFYSVGASWKVMEEAFMKSQKVFSDLRLRGSYGVTGNADFDNFVATALYDYGTAYNGEPGNAPSTIGNRNLTWERNKSFNIGLDLGFFKNRLTAVIDVYRRRTDGLLMNTPVSSTSGFLTQPVNVGSLENKGIEALITSKNIEAASGLTWTTELNVSTNKNKILSLYGGQDVSASTTQLHRVGEAVQSWYLNEWAGVDKDNGDPLWYTADGKTTNNINLAQRKIVGNSQPKFIGGLTNTVSYKGISLSVFFYGVTGSKILNRTRILGDADGAYFGFGYDKLAAQNYWRKAGDVAERPKPIPGGNHNGNNAQSTRYLENGSFLRLKNINLSYSLPKRWMRAINVSDVKFYAQAANIATWTGYTGWDPEQDISAMEFFRYPPAKSITFGVNVNF